In Diabrotica undecimpunctata isolate CICGRU chromosome 9, icDiaUnde3, whole genome shotgun sequence, the DNA window gagggcagaaagtctctgaaaacttctacaatgtttattaagtaacaggggtgaaaaataaaaaaaaaatgtgtgatttttaatttcaaatatctcattcaaaagaaactttttattcattctaagggactttcggccctcggtaataaagTAATCTTTCATTccgcgtttaaatttttcaaaagtacttattagttttctcatgattcgaaaaaaatgattacAGGCGTCAAAATTTTACATTCTGTTCCTTTCCTCTTAACTTTAATAAGTTTTTACTTGTATGAAAAATACTTTTATCGATTTATAATATACGTAGAACTATTAACTATGGTTTATATCCTATCTGTTAGTTTTAACTTCAGCAGGAGAAAAAATTTAAACCATAAACATATCCACTAAAGGTAAATTGTCAGACTGTCCCTTTAAAAATCCGGCGTCAGTCAttctaaaaaatttattttacaaaatgtaacACACTTAAAACCTTTAGGCCCGGCGCAAATTGAGCACAGCCCATGCACATCCCATGCGCAGCACACGCGTGGGTTATTTTGTAAAACGTGATTTTAGACGGAGCGACGCATATTAAACCCAAACCACGGCCAGGCTAATGCCAGACTTGTTGGCGTGGATAGAGTTGTGCTAGCAACACAATTTCGTGGGTCGTGGGTCCCTACCTAACCTTACTTATTTTGTTTAAGTGAccaattttttgttgttatttagtGAAAAATGGAAAAGTTTATTGAAATTGTTCGAAGCTTTAATGTCTTGTATGTTACTAGTAATAAAGATTACATGAGAACAAAACTAAAGGATGGTTTGTGGGAGAAGATAGACAAAGAATGTAATTGTACAGACggtaagtaattttatttttaattgaacttAGTACTAATATATTAGGTTTGATGTTGTATCAACATTATTAATTTACATACTGTAGTGTGACAAATACATTCAACAATTGTTACAATATTATTTGATGTTCATCTAAGTACAGTTAACATcgtttttaaaaatcattaaatTCGGAGATATTGTAGTTTGGCTTCTATCTCCTTATTTTAGAATCAGTTGTTGTTAAaggtttaatttgaaatgtaaagaaaaatatgtacttagacattacaaaaatttaagtaatGAAAAACAAGCAATAATAATTTCTTTAAGGGAAAGTTTTCTTTTATGTATATTTTGGTCATTTAAAAGGTTTATAAAAGTAGAGGGTTCTAAACAAATATCAGACatgttctttaaatttatttctttaacatttatgtatatatgtatatatatatatatatatatatatatatatatatatatatatataaatatatatatatatatatatatatatatatatatatatatatatatatatatatcgtgggTATACTGCAAAAACTGACCAAGtcaatttttatcgatttttcGTTTATCAATCCAAGTCACTCGAAAGACGTAACCGAATACCTGGAAAAGTGCCCAAGTCAAAATATAAAGGCACGATGCCGCAACACACATAACATCCAAATGTCTATGTCTCGGTATGCGTATCAATAGACTGGAAGAAATGATCATGTTGACTTGGTCACTTTTGCATGAAATGTGATTCACATTTCATATCAACATTGAACTGCGACAATTGGCAATTACGAATTGGTCACTTTTTGATGTTTTAGTTTTACCTACACGTTGTATGTTTATCAGTTGAATTATCACGTGTTGGAAAAGGAAATATTAAGTTTATCTTTCATTATGACGTCCAGGGGAAAGTTTTTAGTACAAATGTGTTTAGATGAAGGCGAAGCTAGTACTTCACATGAAAATAACGCAGGTGAGTGTTGTAATTTcgtaatatttattgaaaataattttgagGTTATGATGAGGACAACAAATTATAAAAGTATCTATTACTTAGCTCTTAGCAGATAAACGTTttccttaaaaaataatatttatcgccCCACTTCCTAACCATCAACAGTAAATGCCGCTGATACAAAGTTAATATTCTATGTAGATTTTTGTTGTTGATCATTTTgctgttttaaaatataaaacataataatgaGATCAAATTAGGGTGACTAATAATAAGTAACGGTTTCAGAACTATGGTCTTCTAAATCAACATCACAACACATTCCTATTTTGTCAGCTGGAACCAGCACTACGGAAggtaaatatacattttaaaactgaTCTTTTTATCctaaactaatattttaattagGTTCATTCAATACTACTCTAATGCAAGGATGTTCAACTACCACGTCTGATAATGAAAAAGAGAATACCAAACATTGTGAAGAACATAATAGCTCTATTGAGGTGAGTAATATACCTGTGTCACCTACGTTTGAGAAAATGGTCGTTGATAGTGGTTCAGATTTTTCTACCGGCAGTAGTGATAACTATATTCCGAGTGATGATGATGGTTTATCAAATGTTGAATCAACTGATAGTGATGTACCCTTATCAAAACAAGAATGTCGTTGGAGAAGAGCTAACCCTTCCCGatggaaaagaaatattaaaaagaaaaatagaatgtCAAGTTTGCCTTACAAATCAAAAGGAACAGTCATtgcagcaaaaaaaacaaaattgattaATTGCAACTCTTGTAAATTCAAATGCTCTCTTAGTTTTAATGATGATTTCAGAAACCAGTTATGCTCGGAATTTTGGAGATTAGACTATAATCGTCAAAAAGATTATATTCTCTGTTGTGTTGCGAGCAAAGAACCTACTTGTAGAAGAGTTCGTTCTGGAACAGGTGCTCTCAAAACTGCAAGTAGGTACTATCATTTCCTAAACCAGGGTAAAAAAATTCGAGTTTGCAAGAATTTCTTTCTACGCACTTTGTGTATAAGCCACGGGCCAGTGGATAAGGCATTTTCTGGAGCAAATGATATAGGAATATTTGCAGCTAACGACAAACGTGGCAAAAAGGAACCGGCTAATAAAACCAAACCTGATATTATAGCGTCAATCAAAGCGCATGTACAAAGTTTTCCAACCATGGCATCTCACTACTGTAGATCATCAACTAAACGAGAATATTTAGATTCTAATTTATCTATCGCAAAAATGTACGAACTATATGTGGAAGATTGCAAGAAAACGGGAAAGGAATACGCATCTCAAATAACTTACCGTCGCATTTTTGGTACCAACTTTAATTTGTCCTTTTTTAAGCCTAAAAAGGATCAGTGCCTAACATGCACGAACTACTTGAAGACAAAAGCTGCagatttagaagaaaaatatcaGAATCACATTAAAAGACGAGACGAAGCAAATTTAGCAAAAAAATCTGACAAAGAGTCTCATGACTGATAATAGTTTTTTAAGTGTCACGTTTGATTTACAAAGCGTTCTGCAAATACCTTCTTCAGATGTCTCACCAATGTATTACAGTAGAAAGCTGTGCGCGTACAATCTCACAATTTACGAAGCAGCTAGTCAAAAAGCCCACTGCTACGCATGGACTGAAATTAATGGTCAAAGGGGCAGTTCAGAAATAGGTACATGCCTGCTTAAGTTTATAAAATCTTTGCCACAAAATATTATCGAAATAAGTTTGTTCTCTGATACCTGTAGCGGTCAAAACAGAAATCAGTTTATTGCagcattatttctatttatcgtACAAAACAGCAATTTAAATATTGTACAGCATAATTTTTTGGAATCTGGGCATTCTTATATGGAAGTAGATTCCATGCACAGCGCCATAGAAAATGCTAAAAAGAATGTTCCAGTATACACTATGCATGATTGGTTAAACAATTTTAGACTGGCACGCTCCAAAAGAGGCCGAAACAAAAGAAGTGATCCATATAACGTACAGGAATTAAGGTATAATGATTTTCTTGACATAAAGACCCTAGCTGCTAATACTCTTAAAAATAGAACCATTGATGAAAACGGAAATCGTGTTAATTggctaaaaattaaatgtatgcgATATGAAGCAGATAAACCGCAATATATACTATTTAAGTACAACTATAGTGATCCAGAATTTCTTATGTTCAATGTAGTTGGACGTACTAAACGAGTTATAAATCCTATAAAAGAAATTCAACTATTATACTCTAAAGAAATTCCTATTTCTAAACTTAAAAAGCAGGATCTTCTAAAATTATGTAAGACAGGAACAATTCCCTCTGAATTCCATGCTTGGTATCAGTCAATACCATCAGAGAGTGGAAAAAAAGATGTTGCTCCAGAGCCATCAGTATTGTCCGATTCGGATTTGGATTAGTTCTACTTGTCCGATTCGGAGTCAGATTAATTCTAGTATAGaaacttttacatttttgttatcattttccaatttaaaaaataaagtaaatgtttttatttgaaacttcaGCCTTAcactgtaaataaataaaattagacaTAGGTATTttctttgtgttttattattgatcaataattATCATTTTGTGGCCATGATGTCAATATGAGAAAATTTCTACATCAAAAAGTGACCAAGTCAATTTTTTTTGCGAAAAACAAAAAGATCTTTTGAGATACTTAGAATCACTAACTTCAACCATTTAATACCTGGAAAGAAAAAATACATATCCTTTTAAATTGATTTAGaaataaactcaaataaaattacaaaatattcaacATCAATTATCTCGAAAGCATCATATTTGACTTGGTCAGTTTTTGCAGTATGcccacgatatatatatatatatatatatatatatatatatatatatatatatatatatatatatatatatatatatatatatatatatatatatatattatatatatatatatatatatatatatatatatatatatatatatatatatatatatatatatatatatatatattatatatatatatatatatatatatatatatatatatatattatatatatatatatatattatatattatatatatatatatatatatatatatatatatatatacagattgaacgaatttaaaacggaacatacgaaatcaatgtatttcggctcaactccgctctaggtggttggccaacaaaaggttgtcaaataattatattataaaaatccaatacttcagcgggctgctggattctgaattctttcaagaacaagtcaaaactccacccaaataggttgcctagaatcactgaaaaaactagactacacaagcagttattatgctgtcaaaccacttatcgcttccttatagtccaagagatagagccgaaattttgaactgatcagtaatatgacatttctctattggaatatattcattgtaactgggttaagactttgccttacaggcggacgcccctcgtggtacagggggtggctatacagggatgaagttgtcatttttttcggaaaaattaacgatcgataatatggctgaaaatttgcccagaggtatatttaagaaaaaaatgtgatttgtaaagtaaatatgactttggTTTGAAAAAGAGGATCTTCTAAAATTATGTAAGACAGGAACAATTCCCTCTGAATTCCATGCTTGGTATCAGTCAATACCATCAGAGAGTGGAAAAAAAGATGTTGCTCCAGAGCCATCAGTATTGTCCGATTCGGATTTGGATTAGTTCTACTTGTCCGATTCGGAGTCAGATTAATTCTAGTATAGaaacttttacatttttgttatcattttccaatttaaaaaataaagtaaatgtttttatttgaaacttcaGCCTTAcactgtaaataaataaaattagacaTAGGTATTttctttgtgttttattattgatcaataattATCATTTTGTGGCCATGATGTCAATATGAGAAAATTTCTACATCAAAAAGTGACCAAGTCAATTTTTTTTGCGAAAAACAAAAAGATCTTTTGAGATACTTAGAATCACTAACTTCAACCATTTAATACCTGGAAAGAAAAAATACATATCCTTTTAAATTGATTTAGaaataaactcaaataaaattacaaaatattcaacATCAATTATCTCGAAAGCATCATATTTGACTTGGTCAGTTTTTGCAGTATGcccacgatatatatatatatatatatatatatatatatatatatatatatatatatatatatatatatatatatatatatatatatatatatatatatatattatatatatatatatatatatatatatatattatatatatatatatatatatatatatatatattatatatatatatatatatatatatatatatatatatatatattatatatatatatatatattatatattatatatatatatatatatatatatatatatatatacagattgaacgaatttaaaacggaacatacgaaatcaatgtatttcggctcaactccgctctaggtggttggccaacaaaaggttgtcaaataattatattataaaaatccaatacttcagcgggctgctggattctgaattctttcaagaacaagtcaaaactccacccaaataggttgcctagaatcactgaaaaaactagactacacaagcagttattatgctgtcaaaccacttatcgcttccttatagtccaagagatagagccgaaattttgaactgatcagtaatatgacatttctctattggaatatattcattgtaactgggttaagactttgccttacaggcggacgcccctcgtggtacagggggtggctatacagggatgaagttgtcatttttttcggaaaaattaacgatcgataatatggctgaaaatttgcccagaggtatatttaagaaaaaaatgtgatttgtaaagtaaatatgactttggtttgaaaaataaaaaaacattatcataatatcattttaaaactacaaaatattctataaaacattcagacgatgacgtagagttttatcaaatgttttagaaaagtttttctaaatttttttttcttatcggaaaaatcgtttgaaaatttttggaaaaaaatcatggtataactgacagaaaatcgaaaggattctacaaattagattttacctcaaaaaattacgaaaattttaatttacggaaatttttttggaaaattttgaggaaaactctacttgacgcttttcagaatagtaacagaagtgagcatacaaattttcaaatcaatcggtataaaaatatcataataaaatcagtttgaaaattgttaccgagacctaaaatgcgcaggcaagtggtacatttgatcccgttttatggctctctgtaccaacccagctgtccgctcttttcgatttagagtttttaggggctaaataatgagccatgaaaatggcggacatattacttatcgttaatttttccccaaaaaattgcaatttcacgcCTGTCCGCCACCctttatgtatccactctcgcgtccgccctttgggatttcgtctagttataccaagatcttactctgggcaaattttcagccatattatcgatcgttaatttttccgaaaaaaattacaacttcatccctgtatagccaccccctgtaccacgaggggcgtccgcctgtaaggcaaagtcttaacccagttacaatgaatatattccaatagagaaatgtcttattactgatcagttcaaaatttcggctctatctctctgactattaggcaagctcctctttcctttaaaggagacagatagttgaacgatattttatacaatgtctatcaccgggtatggatttatttttgtccaagttttatattggtccactatttcaaatgcagttcaaacagacctatattaaattgtatgttccgttttaaattcgttcaatctgtatattgtAACGGCTAGCTCACCCATTGCACATTGAAACCCCTCAGGGGTGATGTTCGGCATAAACTAACTTAATTTGAGAAAtcgggaattattaataaaataatttctttaacacatatctttatttatttatattttaataattcaaaatgtaataacaattaaattgaggttctaacaacagggaattaagcatctatatacaaaatctcaagaaataaagaaacttagcTCTACTCTATGAGAAATCCTCCTGCTGTTTCCTTCTCAACTCGGACCATACAATGTCTGCAAAAACCATGCCGCTAAGCCGAAACCATGTGGATCCCTCTCCAATCCAAAGCCATGCGGACTTCCAAAATCGAGATGGATttcttattcaaaaaaaaaaaaaaaaacaatttcatttttgtattcttcaaggtggattctcttgaataaaaaccaagatggattctcttgaataaaaaccgaggtggattctcttgaataaaaaccaaggtggattctcttgaataaaaaccaaggtggctAGAAAAACAAAAGCCGCTATAAAACTCGTCATGGCACGAGTTTTGTCCAACAACAGAAGAATTCTGGCAAGCGGAAAGCTCTTCTCTCCGAGACCTGTATACCGATCCAGAATTCTCtgatgttgccaaaactcacaaattaataattgtaattaatagataaattattaaatgaaaaatgaaaaagacaaagttgtgcgataaatacgatttatattgaattattattattacagcaaaggtaaaaaggaaataaaaattgtaagcaGTTTTTAAGTACTTGCGTACACAAAATTATACGATATATTCTTAATTAAAGTATGAAAATATGTTGTAAAAAGAGCAAAGTATTAACTTACCCAGACCGTTGGAAGTTTCTGACCACGAggacttatatttttaataataccttctcgtttgctggttcattttaaaaagaaattaaatcgggtCGGATTGATAGAAGTAAATTATTTAGGAGTGGGGTTTCTGTTTCTTGTACTATAAAGTAAGCGAAGGTAGGACTACGAGgggacttaagaaattaatcagcggatttatttgtaatagcaaaatattgaaataaaatataggaatacaaacaaaggaaaaagaacttattatcaataaaaatcaaatagtatgcgcagaaaatagtggaaagtactttgaaattaataagaacaaaaatgtaacgttttaaacgttacaatatatatatatatatatatatatatatatatatatatatatatatatatatatatatatatatatatatatattgagatgatattaaacataggagaaagaaaaatagtgtttaaaaaaaataatttattcttaAGGAATTCGTAAggaattaacataataataagttaaaaagtgtttttgcaatgaatttgtttattttaataattataagattgtaaatatatttgagtgagccATCTTTATAGGCAACCAAGTATACACTTAAGTGAATTGGATAGTATGaacttttatatagaattatggattaaaaatagtgttatttattaatttaaaatgtgtaatttatatataaatttgtattctgatctgaaaagcccgaatttccataaaattctagatagaattttagttagaatagtaaTCTTCTAGATAGCATaaaaagaattatctagaaaGACGTCAAtagacagaatttaacctttgttcgcaCTAGAGTCTTCGCGAACATGGttatgtctatgaaatagaaagattcgaacagatatttttttaagaacATTCGTGAACAAcagaaaatgatataaatatgatgtgAATTGGATTCAAGGAGTGAGTAAGCAGTCAGTAAGCAGtcagtatgaagtcagtataaagtcagtCGGTCATAATTTCAATATAGTGAAATATGACTGACAAGAAAGTCAGTCAGTTAGTcagattttcaagatagtcagtcagaaggtccaggtgttcaatatagtaagttcaatgaagattaagaaacagaactaagagaatattattgaagattaaaaattatgttatgtatattgTGATTGGAGACATATTTATTGGAGTTAATGTATGTTGGATTGGAGTTAATATATGGTGATtggtgattaaaaaaaaaaaaaagattattagaaagacGAATAAATAGAAAAGAGGAGAGAACAATACTTTACtgatttttaaatactattaggaagaaaaatattctaaaacggtagaagctgataattaaaacattgtggagtATTTGGCAAGACAACgtttacaaaagaaagataaccgaaggctgacaacgaagacattgagtggtgattaaaatctttattgtggaaaacactttcatttaggcattcagtgacagaaaggtaccaaattttgttaatataatttaattagggTCATAAGAATTTtcatagtttgttttaaattttacattgtttatattagatatatatgtgtgtttcataatagatataataaagataatttcaaaaagtgcttacaaactaattttttgagaaccgcgataaaaaccctatatatatatatatatatatatatatatatatatatatatatatatatatatatattgataagattagtgtttaaagaaaataatttataagttatatactagataatattagatataacaagtatttggttattttaagaagatatatactagagaatttaataaaaattatttatgtgagggcatttttaagaaattagcatataataattgtaaaaagttgtattttagtaattataatgtggtagatatatttaagtgagccatgtgactaggcaaccaactatacatatgtgagtgacagacagatctacttactctccaagtgacattttaaataattaggaatataagtggggttataataataatgttggtttaaaatgtttaatttatatatatttactgatttaaatgtttattctgatctgaaaagcctaaatgtcaacaaaattatcaatagaacattaacgaattttccagaatgcagaatttgacctttgtttatgttggaacattctggaataatgattatgtcggtggatcgaacagatacttttttcgagaacatccatatagaagaaatagaactaaatcgaacatgatttcttaccagatggttctggaagattgaaaagatataaatacccgtgatttggattcaagatggccagtttattat includes these proteins:
- the LOC140450632 gene encoding uncharacterized protein, with amino-acid sequence MTSRGKFLVQMCLDEGEASTSHENNAELWSSKSTSQHIPILSAGTSTTEGSFNTTLMQGCSTTTSDNEKENTKHCEEHNSSIEVSNIPVSPTFEKMVVDSGSDFSTGSSDNYIPSDDDGLSNVESTDSDVPLSKQECRWRRANPSRWKRNIKKKNRMSSLPYKSKGTVIAAKKTKLINCNSCKFKCSLSFNDDFRNQLCSEFWRLDYNRQKDYILCCVASKEPTCRRVRSGTGALKTASRYYHFLNQGKKIRVCKNFFLRTLCISHGPVDKAFSGANDIGIFAANDKRGKKEPANKTKPDIIASIKAHVQSFPTMASHYCRSSTKREYLDSNLSIAKMYELYVEDCKKTGKEYASQITYRRIFGTNFNLSFFKPKKDQCLTCTNYLKTKAADLEEKYQNHIKRRDEANLAKKSDKESHD